The Heterodontus francisci isolate sHetFra1 chromosome 35, sHetFra1.hap1, whole genome shotgun sequence sequence cactgtgggtgtacctccaccacatggactgcagcggttcagaaaggcagctcaccaccaccttctcaagggcaaatagggatggacaataaatgctggccttgtcagtgacgcccacatcccatgaaagaattaaaaaaaagaaagcacCTCAGATGGTGTTGCACTCTCTTACTAATGCACTGGGAggcctggattttatgggcccccctgagacagggttggaggcagggggcccatagaatcgcgaCAGATGGTGTGGGCGGTTCGGGGGATAGAAGGCCCATTGCCAAGCAATTTGTCCCAGGGCAGaataggccaacgatggccttccggcccagaggccaattgaggtctttaagtggcccattaagggcctcttcccgacaCCGCTGAGATCTAACCAGCGGCAAGGGGTGCTTCCACCACACAGGGAGGataccttgtaaaacgaggcgcacTCCCTGtgggctgtggggggtgggggggcagggcccctcctctgtgggcaatctgtggcccacggaggacccctgcTGGTAAAACCAACAACTCCATGGCCTCCCGCCCCTCGCCCTGGACCACACCTACTCCCCCCCCCTTACATCTCCTCAACAGGGCCTTCAGGAACAGCCTCGGCGACCCTGCCTTACctgttctggggttccagcgctgggcctgggcccaaggcctctgcagtaccggcagtggccaccactcctggtagcgctgctgagctgctggccctgtgattggccggcagctcttggaggcgggatctccatctttaaagggacagtggtCCCGGCGCGGGACACTCAGGCTTCAAAACACCAGAGGATTGCTCTGGAGGGAGGGCCCGAAAAGGCCGAGGAGGGGGTAACCCCCACCTTTTTACCCTGGCGCTGGGAGCCCCTCCTCCACAAAATGTGGCCCGGAATTTCAGCATACCTTATGTGATCTGGCATCAATCTGTGCTCATCAATTGAGCTCTTTGAATCAGTGTGACAGGAGGAAATGTTGTGGTTAGGTTTTTGGTGCAGTTTGTGGGTATTACCTGTAAGAATGGGATGTACGTATCTAACCTGCTAATTGGTTTATCTCCAGGGGCTCTGATCGGTGCCGTCACTTTGTCATTCAACAGTTGAAGAATGGAAGGTACATGATTGATGGCAGCAGCCACACGCACAAGAATCTTGCAGCACTGATACATTACTACATGACGGAGGTCATCCAGCCCTTCGGAGAAGTTCTCACTGAGTCCTGCAGTCAGGTAGAGGATTGCCACTTTACAGATAAACTGCTTCATTTCCAGGAGCACGGTTCTTCATCTTTCTTGCTCACCTTTCTTAAGCGATGGTCCCTTCATTTGTTCTAAATGGATGAACTAAGACTGAAGGGCCTCTCTCATCTGTATTGACCTTGTGAAATAGATAGAAAGGATCAGAAGATTGGAGGCCAAGCGAAAGCAGATTAAGGAGTGGGATGGGCCCAGAGATCATGGTGTGAGACGGATAGAAGAACTTTTTGTCTTTATGGTAGTAACAGAATGGCCAGCAAGGCACCACAGAGGAGTAAGAACAGGGTGATTTTACTCGGTATACCTTGGCATAAGCTGATTATTAAACTTGCACTGACCAACAATCATGGCTGTAACTTAGTGATTGACGTGTGATGCAAATGGCCAGATCGCAGTCTCACCTGTGGGTAAAACAGACACCATTGGTCAAACTCCACTATGATAGCCCTTCAGGTTCGGCTGGACAATGCAGGCCCCACTCGGGTGAGGTGTGTGAGCGACCGAGGAGGTAACAGTCGGCAGACACAGGAGAATTTTATAAAATAAATTTTAGCCTTAAACCCTTGCCCATTACTCCATTGTACATGTGATCTTCAGCCTCAGGAGTGCAAGTGTTTTAAAGAATTAAAAAAGAGTGTCAGTTCCATCCCTTGAGACGTCTCTGGAAATAGCAGTTTGATTTGGTCAAGTCCGAGAGGACTTTTTCCCGCCTCCCCAATCAGCGcaaatcccattctctccctcgtCCCTCTGATGCACTCAACAGGGCGCAGTCTCATTCCCAACATCGTAAACTTCTCGAAAAGTACTTCTTAAAAAACGTCTTGTGTTTCCCTTTAAGCTGCTCAGTTTGTAAACTTGAGCTTGGTTAGAGAATAAACAGTCGATGGGAATTTAGATATACACACCTGGATTTGAAACCTTTTCTTGAAGCAAGATATAACAGTCATAAATATGGGATCGTCACTAATATATTGAATAAAGAGTAGCAGAAACTTAATACTCAGAGAGTAGTTGGTACATGGAACTCATTcctacaaggagtggttgaggagaatatcatagcttttaaggggaagttggatgaacacatgagggagaaaggaatagaagcacgtgctgatagggtgggatgaggtaaggtgggaagaggcttgtgtggagcagaaagaccagcatggaccaattgggctgaatggcctatttctgatgAGTAAATTGAATGTGACATGTCTCTTTTTATTTTCTGTTGCAGTATGACAGGAACGACCTGTACGACCATATTAGCTTCAGCCCACCAAACAGCTCACACTCGGAAGAGGCGCAGAACAAAGACCTCGCGGCCCGGAGGCCAGCTTGTCACGGCCACTCACATTTCGACGAGGGGTCCCGGAGACCACCGGCCGTCCCTCCGAAGGCCAACAGGGTGCTCAATGGCAGGCGGCTGAACTCCTCTTTAGAAAGCATGTCCTCCAACAGTGAGGTGAGTGTCTTGTTATAGGCTCAAGACAGGGAATTCCAGGTGAGCGTGTGCTCccgttacaacaacaacttgcatttatatggcgcctttaacgTATTAAAACATCCTTAGGTGTTACATAGAAACGTTACCAACCAAAATTTGATATCGAGTTGCAGAAGGCAACATTAGGGAAtatgagcttggtcaaagagctaggttttaggaAGCGCTAAAAGGGCAAAGCACAGTAGCGAGGCTACTTCAGAGGCAATTCCGGAGcgtagggcctaggtagctgatgttacagctgccaatgatgaagcaattaaattcagggatgctcaactggctagaattggaggagtgcagatatctcggagggttgtgggtctggggaaggttacagagatagggaggggtgaggccatggtagaatttgaaaacaaggatgagaattttaatatcgaggTGTTACTTAACCAGGAGTCGATGtagggtcagcaagcacaggggcgatgggtgaacgggacttggtgtgcatTAGGACACAGGAAGTAGAgtgttggatgacctcacgtttacaaaagGTACAAGGTGGGAGGCCGGCCGAGAGAGCCTAGGATTAAACGCTTTGGATAAGTGGTCCACTACCATTCTAAATATCTCTGGCCCACGCCTGAGGTGAAGAGATTATTTGCGGGATAGATGCGGACCCTAGCTATATGCTGCTTCAGAGAATGGTCGGAGGCAGCTTCACATCTGCAGcccccaccactcctcccccaaGCACTAACATTGCAATCTTTGCCTTGCCACCAGGGGGAGATACTGAGCAAAAGCAAGACTGCTCTCAGGGGAGACAAGCCATGGCTGTGAGGAGAGGTGGGGGGGGCTAGGAAGTGATGCTTCGTCCAAAATGAGTGCGGATCAAGCTCGATGGAGCAGTTGGTCTCTGCCTGCCAGTCAATTGATTATGGTTGTATGATTACAGGCACCGTCTATCCATTGGTTTCAGAGTGATATTGGTGGACACCAGTAACTTGTGCCACCATCCactgcacttttgaagtgtagtcaccattgcaaTGAGGCTGGCCAACCTGcaaacaacaagatcccacaaaccggaAACTTGTGCGATTCAAGAGCTTTACTGTCAACTGATTAAGGGGAGATTGCTGATATTTTGAGCAGCTTTTACTTCCTGTGTTCACCAAACTCTGGTTTAGATAGATCAGCGATCCAGAAATACTCTGGCTGCATTAAACTGAACTGGGTATCTTGTAAGCGTGCTTAATGTGATTATATTTACATATCGTCAGACTTCTAAAAACAATTTACTAACACTAATTAATGACTGGCTCTTACTGCAGCTCTCTCAGTCTGCACTGAAGACCAACACTGCACAGGGTCACAGACGGTAGcctagtggcattgtcactgggcTAGTTCTCCAGAGGCCTGggggtaatgccctggggacacaggttcaaatcccaccatggcagcgggtagaatttaaattcaattaattaataaaaatctggaattgaaagctagtctcagtaatggtgccatgaaactatcattgattgctgtaaaaacccatctggtttactaatgtcctttagggaaggaaatctgctgtccttacctggtctggcctacatgtgactccagacccacagcaatgtggttgactctgaaatggcctagcaaaccactcagttcaagggcaattagggatgggcaacaaatgctggccttgccagagacacccacatcccatgacagaatttttaaaaaaaaggaagaccCCCAGTGAAATATAGAAAGGTAGAGCTTGCaggtgatcaatgatttcaaaaggaaattggatgggtgcctgagggaaataaacttgcagggttatggggatagagcaggggaataggactgattggattgctctacagagagctgggatgggctgaatggcctccttctgtgctgtattaactCTGTAACTCGATGAAGGAAGAGCTTGCATTTCTATCacatctttcaccacctcaggtGGGGTCTTCAAACGCCTTGGGGTGTTTTGctatgttacataaatgcaagttgttgtaatgaagcagccagtttgtgcacagtaagataCAACATGCAACACTGTGATGATGACCACATAAATGGCGTTGGTTGAGTGATGCATATTGGCCTTGACAccagggctgacactccagtgcagtatactgagggtgtgctgcactgtcggagatgccatcttcTGGATGAGACAGTAAAATGAGGCCTCATCTggctgctcgggtggatgtaacaaatcctatggcactattacgaagaagagcaggggagttaacccaatgtcctggccaatatttatccctgaatcaacatcactagaacagattatctgctcattatcacattgctgtttttgggagcttgctgtgcacaaattggctgccggatttcctacattacaagagtgactgcactttaaaagtagtTGATTGgccgtgaagcactttgagaccgcctgaggttgtgaaagatgctatagaaatgcaagtctgtctttcgaaGTATTTATTGTTTCTGAAAGGTAATTTCCTATCAATCTATTGAAACTGTTGGCTTGTGTTGAAGGACTCTGACATCGCGCCACCTTTGCCGGTCAGGACAAGCCTGGTCTTTGAGGAAGAGAATCAAGACGGAGTGAAATACGGGCGAGTTAATAAATTTAAATCCAAGGAGAGGTCGCTACCCGCAGTATCGAACGAAGAGCGCACAGTCAAGGAACATTTGACTAATCCACTTTACAGTGTGGGAATGGATATCAGAAAACAGCAGCCTTCAGGGAAGACATCACACGGCTTGTCGGAACCAAGTTCTATTATATATTCCCTGGCCATGGAGCCCCAGCCAATATATAACGAAGCATTCAAACCGACAAAGATGAATCCTGCTTCAGATGTGGTGTATACCGAGGTGGACTTGAAACAGTGGAGGATTGGAGTGGTGCCTGCTGCAGGAAACAGTTACGCCACAATCTCTGTTCCAACTGAACAATCATGCCAGACCTCGGAAGCCAAGCATTTGAATATGGCCACTCCGTCCTCGACTCCACCTCGACTGTCACCCAATTTGAATCAGAGAATTAAATCTTCATCACCCACCAACTCTTTACAGAAGTATGAAGCAAGCCAGAAGCTGCTGCCCAATCTTCGACCGCTTCCTCATCCTGTTGACTTCAATGAGCGAGTGTTGGCAAAGGATTCACTTTACGAAGCCACCCTGAGCACGAAAGGCTCCACGAGTGCCCCTGAGAACACATATGAACAGATTCCTGAGGGATTGTCAAAACGTTGCCAAGTAAAGCCAATGGCTGCAGACAAGGTAAAGGTCATTCTGAGCCAGGTCATCCAGCGTATTCTTTAGCTACTTCAGCCCTGCCTAGCAGGTTTCAGCCTTTGAGCTCCCTAAATAGCAGTGGCAAAGTAGCATCATGAGAAAAGAGAGAGCAGTGACTCAGACTAAACCTAGGAAAAGCATAGATTGCAAAGAACTGAAAATGTTTCCATCATTTCTCTGGAGAAGTGTCACAGAGGgtacagtggcatagtggttacaTTACTGAACCAGTGatgcagaggcccagactaatgacaTGGAGAAAACCCACCACGGCATCTGGGGCATTAGATTtaaatcaatctggaattaaaaaactaatatcagtaatggtgaccatgaaactactggattgttgtgaaaacccatctggttcactaatgtcctttagggaaggaaatctgccatccatacctggtctggcctacatgtgacagcaatgtggttggctcttaactaccctctgaaatggcctagcaagatacttagttcaagggcaattagggatgggcaacaaatgctggccttgccagtgacatccacatcctgtgaatgaattaaaaaaacttaaGATTAAACTCAAACTTAACAAGGTTGTGAATGTGGCCCTGCACTCCCAATAGGGAGCAGTGCTGGAGGAGACTTCAGGTTTAAGAAAACTGTGTTGTCTCCAAACACAGGTTCCCACTCAGAGCACAGGAGTTGTGAATTTACATGTCTGGGTATTAGGGTACTTCCTACCTTTATCCTTTTGATAGATTTGCAAAGGAAGCAACAGTAGTAAATAATTTATTATGGACTCAAAGCATGCATCTTAAAACCTCATACAGAATACTGCATATTAAGCCTTGCGTCTAAATGCGCATGTATGGCACTTGCAGTGAGAAATCCCAATCGTGGCTTTTCCAAGCCACTTCACACTATTTGGCCTTGAAAGCAGTCACATAGTTCCTATTGAGTGAATTGTTGTATCTCTTCTTATACCATTTTCTTTCATTGCCTAGTTCTTGCTGGATTTAAGCTTTGTAGCGTGTCCTATAATCCTGAGATCATTGAACAGATTgctgtcccagacactgtcacattGCTCTGTCAGTTCCTATCCTTGTTTGTCCCGAGCCATAACTTTGTTGAACAAGCCTTTGATTTCTAATTCCTAGCAGTTGCTATTGTAGAAGAAACCCACGGTCTTATGTATACAGCAGCAATTTCCTTCTTGCAGTAATGTAAAGCCTGTTTCGCAAAAGCCTGTGTTTCAGCCTGACAACCCATTTTAGCTCCATATTATGCAGTTGATGCCAACTAGTGTGTTTATTTAATAATCAGTAAGTGCATTGGGCTTCACGATCCTGTGCAAACTCGCACACCAAGAGCAGGCGAGGCCCCAGAAGACTAACCACGCTGAGCACAAGGGTTTTAATTCTGGTGAGGGTAGATGAGAGAGGGGGGAAAATGATGAGACAATTTGCTAATCCTAATCCAACTCAGCGGGAGTCAGTTATGACCAGACTGCCCTCAAATGTAGCTCAGTTGGCCAATGATTTGATGATTATCGgtgcagaaagaatagaaaagtcaGCATCACAAAAGCTGAAAAGTGGAAAGTGTCCAGTGAAGGGACTGCTGgtattgtgggggagggggaggggggggggatgtcACAGATAGTGGTCATGGAGGGACAATTGTCCAAGTCTGTAATAATCTGGGGGTAATACCGCCTGCCACATATTTTGGGAAATGGTGGGTACCATGTCCCTTTGTGGTCTCATCCCATCATACCTCTCTAACCACATCCAACATTAggacccctccctcccacttcatTTCTTTGACCCTGGCTCTCTGTGCATCCTCCCCTCTCTTCATTCCAACACCAGTGGCAGAGTCTCCAGCTGCCCTTCTCCTACTTCCTGAACCCCCTACCCTAACCCTCTTCGGTATCTCCATATCCCTCCGTCTTTCAAAGCCTGTTAAGAACATGTCTCTTTGGTCAGGTCTACGTTTACCTTTCCTAACTCTTCCTCTACAGCTTGGGGTCcattccttccctccccccccccccccactaaagtACCCCTGGAGTATTCTTTGTATGttaaaggcattgtataaatgcaatttgtcGATTGGTTCTACACAACTCGAAATTCTCTGCCTTTTTTTCCCCTGCAGGATGAAATACGTAAAAAATGGTTCTCCGATTGGAAATACAAGTGAAGGAGTGAAATGACTGTGACGCACAGATGTTAGGGCCCATCTGCAGCACTGGCGAATGAGGTGCCCGGGGCCCCTTGCAATTCCTCAGATCCTCGCCACCTATCCTCTTAATGTACAACACTATGTTGAAAATGGGTCCAGCGTTTTGCTACATTccaacacagcggcacagtggcgcagtggttagcactgcagcctcacagctccagggacccgggttcgattctgggtactgcctgtgcggagtttgcaagttctccctgtgtctgcgtgggtttcctccgggtgctccggtttcctcccacatgccaaagacttgcaggttgataggttaattggccattataaattgcccctagtataggtaggtggtagggaaatatatagggacaggtggggatgtggtaggaatatgggatcagtgtaggattagtataagtgggtggttgatgggcggcacagactcggtgggccgaagggcctgtttcagtgctgtatctctaaactaaactaaactaaactaaacacggaCACTAACCCTGGTTCCAGTCAGTTATTTCAACACAGTTAAAAGCTGATGCTAATTTTTAAAATCTTTGTAGATATCCCAATAAGCTGTCATTAACTTCAAAGTACAGCATTGATTAGTGTGGTATAAGCTTTTGGTTCCTGAATTATGTTAGACCTTCTGTAACAGTGTATTAAGCTGATACTAGGGTTGTTAATACTTAAGTGATAGTAAGGAATCGATTTTGACTTTTGTGAAGCTGTGAATGGACGACAGCGAATTGACACTCTCCCCATTGACTTCAAAATGGGGCGGGATGTAAAACAGGCTGTCAAATCGTTATTGCCTGTTTTATGGAATTGCATAAAGTCAGGATGACTCCTGTTAAGTCTCTTTCTACTTTTCTCTCATCTTCCCTGATCGGATATCACTTGCAATGCAAATGTTTCTGCTGATGTCACTATAGAGCCAGTTACAACAGGTTGTGCAAGAATAGCCTAGGGACCGAGCCGCCCTGTGTGGAGTGGCCTAAGAAGCAAAAAATGGAAAGAATGATTTTGCTGAAAATTAGAACAATCTCACAGAAGTTGTCCGGTTAAAATGTATAATTGTTTTCCAACACCTTCAACTATTTTCAAATGTTGCATCTGCTAATTCCTCTATTTATTTTTTATGACATGATTCCTGATTCTTGCTTTAACCCTGCAAGGGATGGAAGCTATTGAGAAACAGCTTCATGCTCACATGGTTGGGCCACAGGCTCCCAGTTACAGAGCTCGTGGGATGTTGTGTCGGGAGGGGTTTCTGTGGGGTACCCCTGCAGCAAGTATTTATTTGTTCCTGAGATGTGGAATCTATCACCCATCCCTTGTTGTCCTGGGAGAAGATGCTGCTGGGCCTTCTCCTCGGAGCACTGCAGTCCCCGTACTGGTGCTACTCCCCTGATGGTGCTAGGCAGAGAATTCCAGCAGATTGACTTGGTCACCTACATCCACATCTGGATGGTGCGTGGAGGGGAAATCAGAGCTGCTGGTGTTACCATCACATTGTCTTCTTGGTGGTGGTAATCTTGTGAGAGTGATGATGTGGAGGGGCAAAATTGCCATTTATACTTACAATTGGAATAATGGCGGCTTGGAGGGGCAAATGATTACAGAATGGCTATCTGTCCATTATCTCACAATCAGAAGCAAaggaccataggaacaggaggaggccattcagcccctcaagcctgttccaccattcagttcgatcatggctgatctgtatcttaactccattttttACCCACCTGGGTGccataacctttaatacccttACCTGAAAAAAtacaatcaatctcagttttgaaatcttCACTTAACCCCTAGCCTCGACAGCATTTATaatggagagagttccagatttccgcccCCCTTTGTGGGAAGAAGTGctttctggcatcacccctgaatagcctagctctaattttaaggttatgctcccttaTTCTTGACTCTCCCATTagggaaaatagtttctctctatctaccccatcgacTCCTTTAATAATCTTAAACATCTCAGTTAGCTCACCCCTTAATGTTCTATACTCGAGGGAGTACAAGCCTCGTCTATCCAACCTGaaatcgtaatttaacccttttagccttgGTATCATTCTGAAATTCTGCCCTCACATGCAAACAGGGCAATGATGTTTTTGAAACCTGACATCTTCTATTGGCAAACACTACCAGGAAACTCTGCCAACACTGGGCATGAAGCCCCTTAAAACATGTCAGCAGAAATGTATCTACAGTCCTACGAGTTTAAACATGGGAAGAAATGTGGTTTGTGAGAAATTTTTAGAACAGTTGAGATAAGCCTGAGATTCCGCGGTTTTCTGATGTTTTATAGTTGTATATTTCACTCTGTATCCTTTATAATGACATTATTGAGATAGGCTCAACAGGGCCCAGATGCCTTTACAGTGCTTTGTATCACTCAGTAACTTGTCTTATTTTTAAATTATTACAATTTTTAAAGACACTTAAATTAAATTTTCTGTTTGCTGCAATAAAGTTATAACTTGTTATACATTCTGCCTGCCCAAGATTTGTGAAATATCCACCAATAACTGCATGAACTATAAGTGTGAAATAGCCTTAACACAGCCAGGACAAAAGTGGAAACAAACCCAGCAGGATTTATTTGATTAGTGCTTTGTTTCAATCGACTGTACTCGCACCCAAGGTCAAAGTGCAAGGGGTCAATTTGCAAAGGATTGAGGATTGGAACAAGGGTCTGTGTGAGGGTCAGGGGTTGTTGGGACAAGGATCGGGGTGGGACAAGAGTCGAGGGTCAGGACGAGTATCGGGACGAGGGTCGAGAGTCAGAGTGCAAGTCAAGGTGAGTGTGGAGGCGAGGCTCAGGGATCAGGATGAGGGTTTGAGTGAGGGTCGGGAGTTGGGAGAGGGTCAGGGCGAGGGTTATAACACTAAAGGGTTGATTCTGAGACTTTACACCATTCTGCGCAATGGTTTTAGGCTGTCCGATTCGACAATGCCAATTGATGTGCTGCAGTTCATCAACACAGTTTACCATGCATGACATGTATTTAATTCATTCTCacaatgtgagcgtcactggctaggccagcatttattgctgatccctaatcgcccttgagaaggtggtggtgagctgccttcttgaaccactgcagtccatctggtgtaggtgcacccacagtgctgttaggaaggaagttcctggattttgacccagtgacagtgaaggaacagcgatatagttccaggccAGGATGGTGCATGACCATGGCAGGGACTGTTACAACAAAAgcagcaataacaacttgcatttgtatagtgcctttaacataataaaatacctcaaggtgcttcacagcagcattatcaagcAGCAATTAACATGAGCTATATTTCCACATATGGGGATtagtagcacagtggtaatgttactgggatAATAGTCtggataaaaagctagtctcagtgaaaaaaaatgtcctccagggaaggaaatctgctgtctttacctggtctggcctacatgtgactccagacccacagcaatgtggttgactcttaactgccctcagttgTCTCAAACCACTGCAGAAAAGTCGAAGCAGAATCAAACTGGACGGACATAAAAACATACGATTTCGGAGCAGCAGTGGAccgctcggccccttgagccttctccgccattcaacaacatcatggccgatctgactgtaacctcaaccccacattcccgcctgcccccccccccgataacctttcacccccttgcttatcaagaatctatctacctctgccttaaaaatattcaaagattctgcttccactgccttttgaagaagagttccaaagactcatgaccctcggagagaaaaaattctcctcatctctgtcttaaatgggcgatccattatttttaaacagtgacccctagttctagattctctcacaagaggaaacatcctttccacatccaccctgtcaagacccctcaggatcttttatgtttcaatcaagtcatctcttactcttttaaactccagcagatacaagcctagcctgtccaacttttcatataaaacagcccacccattccaggtattagtctaataaaccttctctgtactgcttccaatgcatttacatcctttcttaaataaggagaccagtactgtacacagcactccagatgtggtctcaccaatgccctgtatagctgaagcataacctccctacttttggattTAATTTTCCTCACaacaaacgataacattctattagctttccgaattacttgctgtacctgcatgctaaccttttgcgattcatgcactagggcacccagatccatttgcatctcagagctctgcaatctgcaacagcttggctagggacatggctTGTTCTGGAGGACAAATTGTCAGTCCGACAGCCGGgacgttgtcagggcccgtagcctttgctgcatTCAGTGCACTGATTCATTATTTGATGTCCGAtgcagtgaagcgaattggctgaagactggcatctgtgatgctggggacctcagaaggcggCCACGGTGGATCATTGacccggtacttctggctgaagatggttgcaaacatgaTGTGAATAATGAATCTGTGGCCATTGTGCTGTCACATTGATGGGCGTAGTGCTGGCATTAACAAGATAAAGTGAGCCAGTGTTGTTTATTGAGacctaaaagaaagacttgcatttatataagcaccTTCCATGCCCTTAGGATGTCTCAagccactttacagccaatgacgtacttttgaagtgtagtcactgttgtaagaaacatggcagccaatttacacacagtaagctctcacaaacagcaatgtgatcattatCACACAATCTGGCTtgaacactgggagaactccactgctcttcttcaaaatagtgttatgggatcCTTTATGTCCTGTAGGATTGGTTCAGAATGTAGGAAGAGATGAAATGAGAAAAAGACCATTCTGCTCATCAAAGTCCTTCCCCCACAAACATGGACTCTGCTCATTATCTCATAAGTAAATAggacccgagccatttgctcaccatgtagCTTCATGCTGAAatcgggcgaatcaaagacatcctgcgtgacaatggctaccctgatcagatcatttctcaccataTATCGCACAAActgatg is a genomic window containing:
- the LOC137350592 gene encoding SH2 domain-containing protein 7-like isoform X1; this encodes MSPLLVSLTVERTTVADGCNIKHASNLLESSVVSSDSPWELVQLYISVSMKASCKLVQYWASQDNAWYRRPLLQPSPLSFALPHHSASQGKRSHNFSKSKGIRPYLNFPQFKGRAFGRTREPQRLMSSSRNSPAGSDAMAVGMLKEMALKWFTETQAALILQNGRLPEWFHGFVTRKEAESILRDRDIGHFLIRLSDRAIGYILSYKGSDRCRHFVIQQLKNGRYMIDGSSHTHKNLAALIHYYMTEVIQPFGEVLTESCSQYDRNDLYDHISFSPPNSSHSEEAQNKDLAARRPACHGHSHFDEGSRRPPAVPPKANRVLNGRRLNSSLESMSSNSEDSDIAPPLPVRTSLVFEEENQDGVKYGRVNKFKSKERSLPAVSNEERTVKEHLTNPLYSVGMDIRKQQPSGKTSHGLSEPSSIIYSLAMEPQPIYNEAFKPTKMNPASDVVYTEVDLKQWRIGVVPAAGNSYATISVPTEQSCQTSEAKHLNMATPSSTPPRLSPNLNQRIKSSSPTNSLQKYEASQKLLPNLRPLPHPVDFNERVLAKDSLYEATLSTKGSTSAPENTYEQIPEGLSKRCQVKPMAADKDEIRKKWFSDWKYK
- the LOC137350592 gene encoding SH2 domain-containing protein 7-like isoform X2 translates to MDSGWPKSQGLKTTPSIKGRAFGRTREPQRLMSSSRNSPAGSDAMAVGMLKEMALKWFTETQAALILQNGRLPEWFHGFVTRKEAESILRDRDIGHFLIRLSDRAIGYILSYKGSDRCRHFVIQQLKNGRYMIDGSSHTHKNLAALIHYYMTEVIQPFGEVLTESCSQYDRNDLYDHISFSPPNSSHSEEAQNKDLAARRPACHGHSHFDEGSRRPPAVPPKANRVLNGRRLNSSLESMSSNSEDSDIAPPLPVRTSLVFEEENQDGVKYGRVNKFKSKERSLPAVSNEERTVKEHLTNPLYSVGMDIRKQQPSGKTSHGLSEPSSIIYSLAMEPQPIYNEAFKPTKMNPASDVVYTEVDLKQWRIGVVPAAGNSYATISVPTEQSCQTSEAKHLNMATPSSTPPRLSPNLNQRIKSSSPTNSLQKYEASQKLLPNLRPLPHPVDFNERVLAKDSLYEATLSTKGSTSAPENTYEQIPEGLSKRCQVKPMAADKDEIRKKWFSDWKYK